In Streptomyces nojiriensis, one genomic interval encodes:
- a CDS encoding sodium-translocating pyrophosphatase: MTGLFTPIAPDRTTDLAAAVLTDDNRLIVIVIAAVALAALVVAQILVRQVLAADEGTDSMKKIAAAVQEGANAYLGRQLRTLGIFAVVVFFLLFLLPADDWTQRGGRSAFFLVGAVFSAATGYIGMRLAVRANVRVAAAAREATPAEGEPAKDLTEVSHKAMKIAFRTGGVVGMFTVGLGLFGASCVVLVYAADAPKVLEGFGLGAALIAMFMRVGGGIFTKAADVGADLVGKVEQGIPEDDPRNAATIADNVGDNVGDCAGMAADLFESYAVTLVAALILGKAAFGDLGLAFPLIVPAIGVITAMIGIFAVSPRRSDRSGMTAINRGFFISAVISLALVAIAVYAYLPATYKELVGVENPAITNHTGDPRILAVVAVAIGIVLAALIQQLTGYFTETNRRPVRDIGKSSLTGAATVVLAGISVGLESAVYTALLIGLGVYGAFLLGGTSILLALFAVALAGTGLLTTVGVIVAMDTFGPVSDNAQGIAEMSGDVEGAGAQVLTDLDAVGNTTKAITKGIAIATAVLAAAALFGSYNDAIATAVKEVGAKAGEMNLSLDIAQPNNLVGLILGAAVVFLFSGLAINAVSRSAGAVVYEVRRQFREHPGIMDYTEKPEYGRVVDICTKDALRELATPGLLAVLTPIAVGFSLGVGALGAFLAGAIGTGTLMAVFLANSGGAWDNAKKLVEDGHHGGKGSEAHAAVVIGDTVGDPFKDTAGPAINPLLKVMNLVALLIAPAVVQFSYGGDSSPVVRAVVAVLAIGVIIAAVYISKRRGIAVGDETEGGAAERVAQSADPATVS, encoded by the coding sequence ATGACGGGGCTCTTCACCCCTATCGCGCCGGATCGCACCACAGATCTGGCAGCCGCAGTACTCACCGATGACAATCGGCTCATCGTGATCGTCATTGCGGCCGTGGCACTGGCCGCACTCGTCGTCGCGCAGATCCTGGTCCGCCAGGTCCTCGCCGCCGACGAGGGAACCGACAGCATGAAGAAGATCGCCGCAGCCGTCCAGGAAGGCGCCAACGCCTATCTCGGCCGGCAGCTGCGCACCCTCGGCATCTTCGCCGTCGTGGTCTTCTTCCTGCTCTTCCTGCTCCCCGCCGACGACTGGACGCAGCGGGGCGGGCGCTCCGCCTTCTTCCTCGTGGGCGCCGTCTTCTCGGCCGCCACCGGCTACATCGGCATGCGCCTGGCGGTCCGCGCCAACGTCCGTGTCGCCGCTGCCGCACGCGAGGCCACCCCGGCCGAGGGGGAGCCCGCCAAGGACCTGACCGAGGTCTCCCACAAGGCGATGAAGATCGCCTTCCGGACGGGCGGCGTCGTGGGCATGTTCACCGTCGGCCTCGGCCTCTTCGGCGCCTCCTGCGTCGTCCTGGTCTACGCCGCCGACGCCCCCAAGGTCCTGGAGGGCTTCGGTCTCGGCGCCGCCCTGATCGCGATGTTCATGCGCGTGGGCGGCGGAATCTTCACCAAGGCCGCCGACGTCGGCGCCGACCTGGTCGGCAAGGTCGAGCAGGGCATTCCGGAGGACGACCCGCGCAATGCCGCGACCATCGCCGACAACGTGGGCGACAACGTCGGAGACTGCGCCGGAATGGCGGCCGACCTCTTCGAGTCCTACGCCGTCACCCTGGTGGCCGCGCTCATCCTGGGCAAGGCCGCCTTCGGCGACCTTGGCCTCGCCTTCCCGCTGATCGTGCCCGCGATCGGCGTCATCACCGCGATGATCGGCATCTTCGCGGTCTCCCCGCGCCGCAGCGACCGCAGCGGCATGACCGCCATCAACCGCGGGTTCTTCATCTCCGCCGTGATCTCCCTGGCGCTGGTCGCGATCGCCGTCTACGCCTACCTGCCGGCCACCTACAAGGAGCTCGTCGGCGTCGAGAACCCGGCGATCACCAACCACACCGGTGACCCGCGGATCCTGGCCGTCGTCGCCGTCGCCATCGGCATCGTGCTCGCGGCCCTGATCCAGCAGCTGACCGGCTACTTCACCGAGACCAACCGGCGCCCCGTCCGGGACATCGGCAAGTCCTCCCTGACCGGCGCGGCCACCGTCGTCCTCGCCGGAATCTCGGTGGGCCTGGAGTCCGCCGTCTACACGGCTCTGCTCATCGGCCTGGGCGTCTACGGGGCGTTCCTGCTCGGCGGCACGTCGATCCTGCTCGCGCTCTTCGCGGTGGCCCTGGCCGGCACCGGCCTGCTCACCACCGTCGGCGTCATCGTCGCCATGGACACCTTCGGGCCCGTCTCCGACAACGCCCAGGGCATCGCGGAGATGTCCGGCGACGTCGAGGGCGCCGGTGCGCAGGTCCTGACCGACCTGGACGCCGTGGGCAACACCACGAAGGCCATCACCAAGGGCATCGCCATCGCCACGGCGGTGCTCGCCGCGGCGGCGCTGTTCGGCTCGTACAACGACGCGATCGCCACCGCGGTCAAGGAGGTCGGCGCAAAGGCCGGGGAGATGAACCTCAGCCTGGACATCGCACAGCCCAACAACCTCGTCGGGCTGATCCTGGGCGCGGCCGTCGTGTTCCTGTTCTCGGGCCTCGCCATCAACGCCGTCTCCCGCTCCGCGGGCGCCGTCGTCTACGAGGTGCGCCGCCAGTTCCGCGAGCACCCCGGGATCATGGACTACACCGAGAAGCCCGAGTACGGGCGAGTCGTCGACATCTGCACCAAGGACGCGCTGCGCGAGCTCGCCACCCCCGGCCTGCTCGCCGTGCTCACCCCCATCGCCGTGGGCTTCTCCCTCGGTGTGGGCGCGCTCGGCGCCTTCCTCGCCGGCGCCATCGGTACGGGCACCCTGATGGCGGTCTTCCTCGCCAACTCCGGTGGCGCGTGGGACAACGCGAAGAAGCTCGTCGAGGACGGCCACCACGGCGGCAAGGGCAGCGAGGCCCATGCCGCGGTCGTCATCGGCGACACGGTCGGCGACCCGTTCAAGGACACCGCCGGACCGGCGATCAACCCGCTGCTCAAGGTCATGAACCTGGTGGCGCTGCTGATCGCCCCCGCGGTCGTGCAGTTCAGCTACGGCGGGGACAGCAGCCCGGTCGTGCGGGCGGTCGTCGCGGTCCTCGCGATCGGGGTCATCATCGCCGCGGTCTACATCTCCAAGCGCCGCGGCATCGCCGTCGGCGACGAGACCGAGGGCGGAGCCGCCGAGCGGGTGGCCCAGTCGGCCGACCCCGCGACGGTCTCCTGA
- a CDS encoding small secreted protein: protein MNKKIAAALSGGAALMLVLSGCGGDETDQKAGSWAKKVCDQWQPQLEKIEAANLEIKRVASESSKPDEVQKTDSTAFATMTESYKAMADALRSAGVPPVKNGAATQEAAAKGFETTSTGYADLKAKTDALDPQDKTKFADGLKEVAGGLKDVTKGGQEALAQLKAGGLGPAINGQKGCQVATAPASAQ, encoded by the coding sequence GTGAACAAGAAGATCGCGGCCGCGTTGTCGGGCGGTGCGGCACTGATGCTCGTCCTGTCCGGATGCGGCGGGGACGAGACCGACCAGAAGGCCGGCTCCTGGGCCAAAAAGGTCTGTGACCAGTGGCAGCCCCAGCTCGAGAAGATCGAAGCGGCCAACCTCGAGATCAAGCGAGTGGCCTCGGAGAGCAGCAAGCCAGACGAGGTCCAGAAGACCGACTCGACGGCGTTCGCGACCATGACCGAGTCGTACAAGGCGATGGCGGACGCCCTGCGGTCGGCGGGCGTTCCGCCGGTCAAGAACGGCGCAGCGACCCAGGAGGCGGCGGCCAAGGGCTTCGAGACGACCTCCACGGGCTACGCCGACCTGAAGGCGAAGACGGACGCCCTCGACCCGCAGGACAAGACGAAGTTCGCCGACGGCCTCAAGGAGGTCGCGGGCGGGCTCAAGGACGTGACGAAGGGCGGCCAGGAGGCGCTCGCCCAGCTCAAGGCGGGCGGCCTCGGCCCGGCGATCAACGGCCAGAAGGGCTGCCAGGTCGCGACGGCACCGGCGTCCGCCCAGTAG
- a CDS encoding DUF7059 domain-containing protein — protein sequence MSTTSLPKPDRAPELRAALLAAGFTADGLLDLLGAPAYAALARSETVPALRATRGPGDGALASLVRLFLLQQPEPYVRAAEALPVEAALADGWLRLEEAADGEDTVHATVDVRPYGGPDGEDWFIVSDLGCSVGGAGGIGSRGLQPGTAVVLGVGGASTTLAGITVRTPVGSALDVGTGSGIQALHASRHATRVTATDVNPRALEFTRLTLALSGAPEAELLTGSLFEPVGEATYDLIVSNPPFVISPGARLTYRDGGMGGDDLCRTLVQEAGARLNPGGYAQFLGNWQHVEGEDWHDRLRSWVPRGCDAWIVQRDVQDVTQYAELWLRDAGDHRTDPAEYARRYEDWLDEFEARGTKSVGFGWITLRRTDAAEPSIVVEEWPHTVEQPLGEAVLAHFARQDYLRQHDDAALLEAHFALAEEVVQEQVGAPGAEDPEHVVLRQNRGMRRATKVDTVGAGFAGVCDGSLSAGRILDAIAQLVQEDPIVLRDRTPEAIRLLVEQGFLDPVAGPAR from the coding sequence GTGAGTACCACCAGCCTCCCCAAGCCCGATCGCGCCCCCGAGCTCCGCGCCGCCCTGCTCGCCGCCGGTTTCACCGCCGACGGGCTGCTCGACCTGCTCGGCGCCCCCGCCTACGCCGCGCTGGCCCGCAGCGAGACCGTCCCCGCCCTGCGCGCCACCCGAGGACCGGGTGACGGAGCGCTCGCGAGCCTGGTCCGGCTGTTCCTGCTCCAGCAGCCGGAGCCGTACGTGCGCGCCGCGGAGGCGCTGCCCGTCGAGGCCGCGCTGGCCGACGGCTGGCTGCGGCTGGAGGAGGCCGCCGACGGCGAGGACACGGTGCACGCCACCGTCGACGTACGCCCGTACGGCGGCCCGGACGGCGAGGACTGGTTCATCGTCTCGGACCTCGGCTGCTCCGTCGGCGGGGCCGGTGGGATCGGCAGCCGGGGGCTTCAGCCAGGCACAGCCGTGGTCCTCGGCGTCGGCGGCGCCTCCACCACCCTGGCCGGGATCACCGTCCGCACCCCGGTCGGCTCCGCCCTCGACGTCGGCACCGGATCCGGAATCCAGGCGCTGCACGCGTCCCGGCACGCCACGCGGGTCACGGCCACCGACGTCAACCCCAGGGCCCTGGAATTCACCCGCCTGACGCTGGCCCTGTCCGGGGCCCCGGAGGCGGAGCTGCTCACCGGGTCGCTGTTCGAGCCGGTCGGCGAGGCCACGTACGACCTCATCGTGTCGAACCCGCCGTTCGTGATCTCCCCCGGCGCCAGGCTGACGTACCGGGACGGCGGTATGGGCGGCGACGACCTGTGCCGGACCCTGGTCCAGGAGGCCGGCGCGCGGCTCAACCCGGGCGGGTACGCGCAGTTCCTCGGCAACTGGCAGCACGTGGAGGGCGAGGACTGGCACGACCGGCTGCGCTCCTGGGTGCCGCGCGGCTGCGACGCCTGGATCGTGCAGCGTGACGTGCAGGACGTGACGCAGTACGCGGAGCTGTGGCTGCGCGACGCGGGCGACCACCGGACCGACCCCGCCGAGTACGCGCGGCGGTACGAGGACTGGCTGGACGAGTTCGAGGCCCGCGGGACCAAGTCCGTCGGATTCGGGTGGATCACTCTGCGCCGGACGGACGCGGCCGAGCCCTCGATCGTGGTCGAGGAGTGGCCCCACACGGTGGAGCAGCCGCTCGGCGAGGCCGTCCTGGCCCACTTCGCGCGCCAGGACTACCTGCGGCAGCACGACGACGCGGCCCTGCTGGAGGCCCATTTCGCGCTGGCCGAGGAAGTGGTCCAGGAGCAGGTCGGCGCGCCCGGCGCGGAGGATCCGGAACATGTCGTGCTCCGGCAGAACCGCGGGATGCGGCGCGCCACCAAGGTCGACACGGTCGGCGCCGGCTTCGCCGGAGTGTGTGACGGCTCACTGAGCGCGGGCCGGATCCTGGACGCGATCGCGCAGCTGGTCCAGGAGGATCCGATCGTCCTGCGGGACCGCACTCCGGAGGCCATCCGGCTGCTGGTCGAGCAGGGCTTCCTGGACCCCGTGGCGGGCCCCGCGCGGTAG
- the topA gene encoding type I DNA topoisomerase: MSPTSETAKGGRRLVIVESPAKAKTIKGYLGPGYVVEASVGHIRDLPNGAAEVPDKYTGEVRRLGVDVEHDFQPIYVVNADKKAQVRKLKELLAESDELFLATDEDREGEAIAWHLQEVLKPKVPVHRMVFHEITKDAIRDAVANPRELNQRMVDAQETRRILDRLYGYEVSPVLWKKVMPKLSAGRVQSVATRLVVERERERIAFRSAEYWDLTGTFSTGRAGDASDPSTLVARLNTVDGKRVAQGRDFGSNGQLKSEVLHLDEANARALAAALADTSFAVRSVESKPYRRSPYAPFRTTTLQQEASRKLGFGAKATMQVAQKLYENGFITYMRTDSTTLSDTAVSAARAQVTQLYGADYLPEKPRVYAGKVKNAQEAHEAIRPSGDRFRTPAETGLTGDQFRLYELIWKRTVASQMKDAVGNSVTVKIGGRASDGRDAEFTASGKTITFHGFMKAYVEGADDPNAELDDREKRLPQVAEGDALAAEEITADGHSTKPPARYTEASLVKELEEREIGRPSTYASIIGTILDRGYVFKKGTALVPSFLSFAVVNLLETHFGRLVDYDFTAKMEDDLDRIARGEAQSVPWLKRFYFGSEDATEVVPADGDHLGGLKELVTDLGAIDAREISSFPVGEGIVLRVGRYGPYIERGEKDAEGHQRADVPDDMAPDELTVEYAEELFAKPSGEFELGKDPVSGNEIVAKDGRYGPYVTEILPEGTPKTGKNAVKPRTASLFKSMSLDTVTLDEALKLMSLPRVVGADAEGVEITAQNGRYGPYLKKGTDSRSLETEDQLFSITLDEALAIYAQPKQRGRAAAKPPLKELGTDPVSEKPVVVKDGRFGPYVTDGETNATLRRDDDVETITPERGYELLAEKRAKGPAKKAAKKAPAKKAPAKKATATKAAAAKKTTAAKKTTAKKTVAKKTVAKKAAAAPAAPADE, encoded by the coding sequence TTGTCCCCGACTAGCGAGACCGCAAAGGGCGGCCGCCGACTCGTCATCGTCGAGTCCCCTGCCAAGGCGAAGACGATCAAGGGCTACCTCGGCCCGGGATACGTCGTCGAGGCGAGCGTCGGGCACATCCGCGACCTCCCGAACGGCGCGGCCGAGGTTCCCGACAAGTACACCGGTGAGGTCCGCCGCCTCGGCGTGGACGTCGAGCACGACTTCCAGCCGATCTACGTCGTCAACGCCGACAAGAAGGCCCAGGTCAGGAAGCTCAAGGAGCTGCTGGCCGAGTCCGACGAACTCTTCCTCGCCACCGATGAGGACCGCGAGGGCGAAGCCATCGCGTGGCACCTGCAGGAAGTCCTCAAGCCCAAGGTCCCCGTCCACCGGATGGTCTTCCACGAGATCACCAAGGACGCGATCCGCGATGCCGTCGCCAACCCGCGCGAGCTGAACCAGCGCATGGTCGACGCCCAGGAGACCCGCCGCATCCTCGACCGCCTCTACGGCTACGAGGTCTCGCCGGTCCTGTGGAAGAAGGTCATGCCGAAGCTGTCGGCGGGCCGCGTCCAGTCGGTGGCCACCCGCCTCGTCGTCGAGCGGGAGCGCGAGCGCATCGCCTTCCGCTCCGCCGAGTACTGGGACCTGACCGGAACCTTCTCCACCGGCCGGGCCGGTGACGCCTCCGACCCCTCGACGCTGGTCGCCCGCCTGAACACGGTGGACGGCAAGCGCGTCGCGCAGGGCCGTGACTTCGGCTCGAACGGGCAGCTCAAGAGCGAGGTGCTGCACCTCGACGAGGCGAATGCCCGGGCGCTGGCCGCCGCGCTGGCGGACACCTCGTTCGCCGTCCGGTCGGTCGAGTCCAAGCCGTACCGCCGCTCCCCGTACGCCCCCTTCCGCACGACGACGCTCCAGCAGGAGGCCTCGCGCAAGCTGGGCTTCGGTGCGAAGGCGACGATGCAGGTGGCGCAGAAGCTGTACGAGAACGGCTTCATCACCTACATGCGTACCGACTCCACCACGCTGTCCGACACTGCGGTGTCGGCGGCGCGGGCGCAGGTCACCCAGCTCTACGGGGCCGACTACCTGCCGGAGAAGCCGCGCGTGTACGCCGGCAAGGTCAAGAACGCGCAGGAGGCGCACGAGGCGATCCGTCCCTCGGGTGATCGTTTCCGCACCCCGGCCGAGACGGGTCTGACCGGCGACCAGTTCCGCCTGTACGAGCTGATCTGGAAGCGGACCGTCGCCTCCCAGATGAAGGACGCGGTCGGCAACAGCGTCACCGTGAAGATCGGCGGCCGTGCCTCGGACGGACGCGACGCCGAGTTCACCGCCTCCGGCAAGACGATCACCTTCCACGGCTTCATGAAGGCCTACGTCGAGGGCGCGGACGACCCGAACGCCGAGCTCGACGACCGCGAGAAGCGCCTGCCGCAGGTCGCGGAGGGCGACGCGCTGGCCGCCGAGGAGATCACGGCGGACGGGCACTCGACCAAGCCGCCGGCCCGCTACACCGAGGCCTCGCTGGTCAAGGAGCTCGAAGAGCGCGAGATCGGCCGCCCGTCGACGTACGCGTCGATCATCGGCACCATCCTCGACCGCGGCTACGTCTTCAAGAAGGGCACGGCGCTCGTGCCGTCCTTCCTGTCGTTCGCCGTGGTGAACCTGCTGGAGACGCACTTCGGCCGGCTCGTCGACTACGACTTCACCGCGAAGATGGAGGACGACCTCGACCGCATCGCGCGGGGCGAGGCCCAGTCCGTGCCGTGGCTGAAGCGCTTCTACTTCGGCTCGGAGGACGCGACCGAGGTCGTGCCGGCCGACGGGGACCACCTCGGCGGTCTGAAGGAGCTGGTCACGGACCTCGGCGCGATCGACGCCCGGGAGATCTCCTCCTTCCCGGTCGGCGAGGGCATCGTGCTGCGGGTCGGCCGCTACGGGCCGTACATCGAGCGCGGAGAGAAGGACGCGGAGGGCCACCAGCGCGCCGACGTCCCGGACGACATGGCTCCGGACGAGCTCACGGTCGAGTACGCGGAGGAGCTGTTCGCCAAGCCGAGCGGCGAGTTCGAGCTCGGCAAGGACCCGGTCAGCGGGAACGAGATCGTCGCCAAGGACGGCCGCTACGGGCCGTACGTGACGGAGATCCTCCCCGAGGGCACCCCGAAGACGGGCAAGAACGCGGTCAAGCCGCGGACGGCCTCCCTCTTCAAGTCCATGAGCCTGGACACGGTCACCCTCGACGAGGCGCTCAAGCTGATGTCGCTGCCGCGCGTGGTCGGCGCGGACGCGGAGGGCGTGGAGATCACGGCCCAGAACGGCCGCTACGGCCCGTACCTGAAGAAGGGCACGGACTCGCGGTCCCTGGAGACCGAGGACCAGCTCTTCTCGATCACGCTGGACGAGGCGCTCGCGATCTACGCGCAGCCGAAGCAGCGGGGCCGGGCCGCGGCCAAGCCGCCGCTGAAGGAGCTGGGCACCGACCCGGTCAGCGAGAAGCCGGTCGTGGTCAAGGACGGCCGCTTCGGGCCGTACGTGACGGACGGCGAGACGAACGCGACGCTGCGGCGGGACGACGACGTCGAGACGATCACGCCGGAGCGGGGCTACGAGCTGCTCGCGGAGAAGCGGGCGAAGGGCCCGGCCAAGAAGGCGGCGAAGAAGGCCCCCGCCAAGAAGGCCCCGGCGAAGAAGGCGACGGCGACGAAGGCCGCCGCCGCGAAGAAGACGACGGCGGCCAAGAAGACGACCGCCAAGAAGACCGTGGCGAAGAAGACGGTGGCCAAGAAGGCCGCCGCGGCCCCTGCGGCCCCTGCGGACGAGTAG
- the tmk gene encoding dTMP kinase: protein MTRAEQPAVVTAPANPTYDEALAADSRERAVRALLRTPRLRRLWSAQLVSGIGDALALLVLVLLALQAAASEGGFGGGYRGAALAVAAVFGVRILATLLFGAVLLGPLAGLLGAGGKLDRRWTMIGADGVRLGLFVVAPLWLDWIPAHALTALLATVFVSGAAERLWTLAKESAAPALLPAPPPEGATVRPLPDHLDALRRLTLRTSFAALPIAAAALLAATLVGKALGLGIDWFAANQAALGSYVASGLFAASVSLLLPLVLPGGATPRPRSPLEGLRTPKAGDRPDKGRTGAIPLLVLSCAAVAGAVSCAVSVSVLHAFDLGGGPAAFALFVLALVGGTAAGIRATQAGKVLPALSRRRLLALAIAVTGLALLLTGLVSDMATVLFLSLLAGTAAGVAANTGHTLLDQETEEFRRARITEHLQAAVRVALALGAVAAPVLAAAIGPHRLTGAEVVFAHGGAAFTLMLVGALLLPVSVVVLTKADDRRGVPLRRDLREALRGGEPVQAASATGFFIALEGGDGAGKSTQVQALADWIRGKGHEVVVTREPGATPVGKRLRSILLDISSAGLSNRAEALLYAADRAEHVDTVVRPALERGAVVISDRYIDSSVAYQGAGRDLSPTEIARISRWATDGLVPNLTVLLDVSPEAARERFTEAPDRLESEPAEFHQRVRSGFLTLAASDPGRYLVVDAGQDPGSVTTVVRHRLDRMLPLSEAEVAAQAEARRLAEEEARRKAEEEAARKAEEARLRAEEEARLAREAEEARIKAEAEAARKAEEERLRAEEEARARAEAERLRLEAEEKARAAEAERLRRQAEEEARLRAEAEERRLEKQRRAEEALLKAEEARRMVAAEAAAKAAAAAAVAAAEAAAVAPAAPAPAPAPAPAPAPVPKVAMTKKPEPEPEPESYPDDAVTVETPVVPATPVAPQAKPVKRVVQPDDVTQTVPVPKIDPASADETAVLPPVRPVDETAVLPPVRPVDETAVLPPVRPVDETAVLPPVRPAATQAPQPPQDGGAGRARSATRPTAQRPEEDPADRVPSGIFRDSGNDRTRELPVVDGEGRPRRPRPDWAEETPLDDLPTLADELLGRRRDDEDGDEGDEGGRGPRRHR, encoded by the coding sequence ATGACGCGAGCCGAGCAGCCGGCGGTCGTGACCGCCCCGGCGAACCCCACCTACGACGAAGCCCTAGCCGCGGATTCCCGCGAGCGTGCGGTGCGCGCACTGCTGCGCACTCCCAGGCTGCGCCGGCTGTGGAGCGCCCAGTTGGTGAGCGGCATCGGTGATGCCCTGGCCCTGCTGGTGCTGGTGCTGCTGGCCCTCCAGGCAGCGGCCTCGGAAGGGGGCTTCGGCGGCGGGTACCGCGGCGCGGCCCTCGCCGTCGCCGCCGTCTTCGGGGTCCGGATCCTCGCCACCCTGCTCTTCGGCGCGGTCCTCCTCGGGCCGCTGGCCGGGCTGCTGGGCGCCGGGGGCAAGCTGGACCGCCGCTGGACCATGATCGGGGCCGACGGGGTCCGCCTCGGGCTCTTCGTCGTCGCCCCGCTGTGGCTCGACTGGATCCCGGCCCACGCGCTGACCGCGCTGCTGGCCACCGTCTTCGTCTCCGGCGCCGCCGAGCGGCTGTGGACCCTGGCCAAGGAGAGCGCGGCGCCCGCCCTCCTGCCCGCGCCGCCGCCGGAGGGGGCGACCGTGCGGCCGCTCCCGGACCACCTGGACGCGCTGCGCCGGCTGACCCTGCGTACGTCCTTCGCGGCGCTCCCGATCGCCGCGGCCGCCCTGCTCGCCGCGACACTGGTCGGCAAGGCGCTCGGCCTCGGCATCGACTGGTTCGCCGCGAACCAGGCCGCCCTCGGCTCGTACGTGGCCTCCGGCCTCTTCGCCGCCTCGGTCTCGCTGCTGCTGCCGCTGGTGCTGCCGGGCGGGGCGACCCCGCGTCCGCGTTCGCCGCTGGAGGGCCTGCGTACCCCCAAGGCGGGCGACCGGCCCGACAAGGGCCGTACGGGCGCCATCCCGCTTCTCGTCCTGAGCTGCGCCGCGGTCGCCGGAGCGGTGTCCTGCGCCGTGTCCGTGTCCGTACTGCACGCCTTCGACCTGGGCGGCGGCCCGGCCGCCTTCGCGCTGTTCGTCCTCGCGCTGGTCGGCGGCACTGCCGCGGGCATCCGCGCCACACAGGCCGGCAAGGTGCTGCCCGCCCTGTCCCGCCGCCGGCTGCTGGCCCTCGCCATAGCGGTCACCGGACTGGCGCTGCTGCTGACCGGGCTCGTCTCGGACATGGCGACCGTGCTGTTCCTCTCGCTGCTCGCCGGCACCGCCGCGGGCGTCGCGGCCAACACCGGCCACACCCTGCTGGACCAGGAGACCGAGGAGTTCCGGCGGGCCCGGATCACCGAGCACCTCCAGGCCGCCGTACGGGTGGCCCTGGCGCTCGGCGCCGTCGCCGCGCCCGTCCTGGCCGCGGCGATCGGCCCGCACCGGCTGACCGGCGCCGAGGTCGTCTTCGCACACGGCGGCGCCGCCTTCACCCTGATGCTGGTCGGCGCCCTGCTGCTGCCGGTCTCCGTGGTGGTGCTCACGAAGGCCGACGACCGCCGGGGCGTACCCCTGCGTCGGGACCTGCGCGAGGCGCTGCGCGGCGGGGAGCCGGTACAGGCCGCGTCCGCCACCGGGTTCTTCATCGCCCTGGAGGGCGGCGACGGAGCCGGCAAGTCCACCCAGGTCCAGGCGCTGGCCGACTGGATACGGGGCAAGGGCCACGAGGTCGTGGTGACCCGGGAGCCCGGCGCGACCCCCGTCGGCAAGCGGCTCCGCTCGATCCTGCTCGACATCTCCTCGGCCGGTCTGTCGAACCGCGCCGAGGCACTGCTGTACGCCGCCGACCGGGCGGAACACGTGGACACGGTGGTGCGTCCGGCCCTGGAGCGCGGCGCGGTCGTCATCTCGGACCGCTACATCGACTCCTCGGTGGCCTACCAGGGCGCCGGCCGTGACCTCTCCCCGACGGAGATCGCGAGGATCTCGCGCTGGGCCACCGACGGGCTCGTGCCGAACCTGACCGTGCTGCTCGACGTATCGCCGGAGGCGGCGCGCGAGCGGTTCACGGAGGCACCGGACCGGCTGGAGTCGGAGCCGGCGGAGTTCCACCAGCGGGTGCGGTCCGGGTTCCTGACCCTCGCCGCGTCCGACCCCGGCCGCTACCTCGTGGTCGACGCGGGCCAGGACCCGGGGTCGGTGACCACGGTCGTACGGCACCGCCTGGACCGGATGCTTCCGCTCTCGGAGGCCGAGGTGGCCGCCCAGGCGGAGGCCCGGCGCCTCGCCGAGGAGGAGGCCCGGCGCAAGGCCGAGGAAGAGGCTGCCCGCAAGGCGGAGGAAGCGCGTCTGCGGGCCGAGGAGGAGGCCCGGCTGGCCCGCGAGGCCGAGGAAGCGCGGATCAAGGCGGAGGCGGAGGCCGCCCGCAAGGCGGAGGAAGAGCGTCTGCGGGCCGAGGAGGAGGCCCGGGCCCGGGCCGAGGCCGAGCGGCTGCGCCTGGAGGCCGAGGAGAAGGCGCGCGCGGCGGAGGCCGAGCGGCTGCGCCGGCAGGCCGAGGAGGAGGCACGGCTGCGGGCCGAGGCCGAGGAGCGGCGGCTGGAGAAGCAGCGGCGGGCCGAGGAGGCCCTGCTGAAGGCCGAGGAGGCGCGCCGGATGGTGGCGGCCGAGGCGGCGGCGAAGGCGGCGGCTGCCGCTGCCGTGGCGGCCGCGGAGGCTGCTGCGGTCGCGCCGGCGGCTCCTGCCCCTGCGCCTGCCCCCGCTCCTGCGCCTGCCCCTGTGCCGAAGGTCGCCATGACCAAGAAGCCGGAGCCGGAGCCGGAGCCGGAGTCGTACCCGGACGACGCGGTGACGGTGGAGACCCCGGTGGTCCCGGCGACTCCGGTGGCTCCGCAGGCCAAGCCGGTCAAGCGGGTCGTCCAGCCGGACGACGTCACCCAGACCGTCCCGGTGCCGAAGATCGACCCGGCCTCCGCCGACGAGACCGCGGTGCTGCCTCCGGTCCGTCCGGTCGACGAGACCGCGGTGCTGCCTCCGGTCCGTCCGGTCGACGAGACCGCGGTGCTGCCTCCGGTCCGTCCGGTCGACGAGACGGCGGTGCTGCCGCCCGTACGTCCGGCCGCGACGCAGGCGCCGCAGCCCCCGCAGGACGGCGGTGCCGGGCGGGCCCGGTCCGCCACGCGGCCGACGGCCCAGCGCCCCGAGGAGGACCCGGCCGACCGGGTGCCGTCGGGCATCTTCCGGGACTCCGGCAACGACCGGACGCGGGAGCTCCCCGTCGTCGACGGCGAGGGGCGGCCGCGCCGGCCGCGCCCGGACTGGGCCGAGGAGACCCCGCTGGACGACCTGCCGACGCTGGCGGACGAACTGCTGGGCCGCCGCCGGGACGACGAGGACGGCGACGAGGGCGACGAGGGCGGGCGGGGACCGCGCCGCCACCGCTGA